The Chlorocebus sabaeus isolate Y175 chromosome 6, mChlSab1.0.hap1, whole genome shotgun sequence genome has a segment encoding these proteins:
- the ACER1 gene encoding alkaline ceramidase 1 isoform X1 has protein sequence MMLLMHPYAQKRSRYIYVFWILFMIIGLFSMYFHMTLSFLGQLLDEIAILWLLGSGYSIWMPRCYFPSFLGGNRSQFIRLVFVTTVVSTPLSFLRPTVNAYVLNSIALHIVYIVCQEYRKTSNKELRHLIEVSVVLWAVALTSWISDRLLCSFWQRIHFFYLHSIWHVLISITFPYGMVTMALVDANYEMPGETLKVRYWPRDSWPVGLPYVEIRGDDKNC, from the exons ATGATGCTCCTGATGCACCCCTATGCCCAGAAGCGCTCCCGCTACATCTACGTTTTCTGGATCCTCTTCATGATCATAG GTCTGTTCTCCATGTACTTCCACATGACGCTCAGCTTCCTGGGCCAGCTGCTGGACGAGATCGCCATCCTGTGGCTCCTGGGCAGTGGCTATAGCATATGGATGCCCCGCTGCTACTTCCCCTCCTTCCTGGGGGGCAACAG GTCCCAGTTCATCCGCCTGGTCTTCGTCACCACCGTGGTCAGCACCCCCCTGTCCTTCCTGCGGCCCACGGTCAACGCCTACGTCCTCAACAGCATTGCCCTGCACATTGTCTACATCGTGTGCCAGGAGTACAGGAA GACCAGCAATAAGGAGCTTCGGCACCTGATTGAGGTCTCCGTGGTTTTATGGGCTGTTGCTCTGACCAGCTGGATCAGTGACCGTCTGCTTTGCAGCTTCTGGCAGAGGATTCATTTCTTCTATCTGCACAGCATCTG GCACGTGCTCATCAGCATCACCTTCCCTTATGGCATGGTCACCATGGCCTTGGTGGATGCCAACTATGAGATGCCAGGCGAAACCCTCAAAGTCCGCTACTGGCCTCGGGACAGTTGGCCCGTGGGGCTGCCCTATGTGGAAATCCGGGGTGATGACAAGAACTGCTGA
- the ACER1 gene encoding alkaline ceramidase 1 isoform X2, with product MPSIFAYQSSEVDWCESNFQYSELVAEFYNTFTNIPFFIFGPLMMLLMHPYAQKRSRYIYVFWILFMIIGLFSMYFHMTLSFLGQLLDEIAILWLLGSGYSIWMPRCYFPSFLGGNRSQFIRLVFVTTVVSTPLSFLRPTVNAYVLNSIALHIVYIVCQEYRKTSNKELRHLIEVSVVLWAVALTSWISDRLLCSFWQRIHFFYLHSIWHVLISITFPYGMVTMALVDANYEMPGETLKVRYWPRDSWPVGLPYVEIRGDDKNC from the exons ATGCCTAGCATCTTCGCCTATCAGAGCTCCGAGGTGGACTGGTGTGAGAGCAACTTCCAGTACTCGGAGCTGGTGGCTGAGTTCTACAACACG TTCACCAATATCCCCTTCTTCATCTTCGGGCCACTGATGATGCTCCTGATGCACCCCTATGCCCAGAAGCGCTCCCGCTACATCTACGTTTTCTGGATCCTCTTCATGATCATAG GTCTGTTCTCCATGTACTTCCACATGACGCTCAGCTTCCTGGGCCAGCTGCTGGACGAGATCGCCATCCTGTGGCTCCTGGGCAGTGGCTATAGCATATGGATGCCCCGCTGCTACTTCCCCTCCTTCCTGGGGGGCAACAG GTCCCAGTTCATCCGCCTGGTCTTCGTCACCACCGTGGTCAGCACCCCCCTGTCCTTCCTGCGGCCCACGGTCAACGCCTACGTCCTCAACAGCATTGCCCTGCACATTGTCTACATCGTGTGCCAGGAGTACAGGAA GACCAGCAATAAGGAGCTTCGGCACCTGATTGAGGTCTCCGTGGTTTTATGGGCTGTTGCTCTGACCAGCTGGATCAGTGACCGTCTGCTTTGCAGCTTCTGGCAGAGGATTCATTTCTTCTATCTGCACAGCATCTG GCACGTGCTCATCAGCATCACCTTCCCTTATGGCATGGTCACCATGGCCTTGGTGGATGCCAACTATGAGATGCCAGGCGAAACCCTCAAAGTCCGCTACTGGCCTCGGGACAGTTGGCCCGTGGGGCTGCCCTATGTGGAAATCCGGGGTGATGACAAGAACTGCTGA